A window of Gossypium hirsutum isolate 1008001.06 chromosome D13, Gossypium_hirsutum_v2.1, whole genome shotgun sequence genomic DNA:
agcatctgaATACtcttctaaaactggaggatatccattataacacaatccatagttaatagttttctttaagtacttaagtactctattcaaagcttgtTAATgtaaactacttggattacttgtgtacctactaAATTTCCCAACAGCATATgtaatatctggtcttgtacaagacattatatacataagacaaccaattagacttgcatatttcaattgatcaaattacctaccagcattagatactaattttattcgATGATCCATGGATGTAGATgttggtatacagttgaaaagatcaaactttttaagcaccttTTCAATGTAAtttgattgtgataaagctatagtgctttcatctcgggttattttaatcccaataataacatctgctacactcatatccttcatagcaagtTGTTTGACaataatttctttgtgttttctatttgttccaaatccgtgccaaaaatgagcatgtcatctacatataagcaaattatgacacattttccattttcaaatttgctatatatgcacttatcagattcatttattttatagccactagctaaaacaacattgtcaaacttttggtgccattattttggtgcttgcttaagtccatataaagatttaacaagcttacataccttatgatcttgtcctggaacaacaaatcctccTGGTTGTTctatgtacacttcctcttccaattcaccgtttaaaaatgcagtttaacatccatttggtgaacaaccaaattatatacagaggtaagtgatattaagagtctaattgtagcaattcttgctactggagcataggtatcaaagtaatcaataccttgttttctgtaaaacctttggctaccaaccttgctttgaATTAATCAAtagttccatcgaccttcattttctttttgaaggtccatttacaacctattggtttggaacccggTGGAAggtcaactaagatccaagtttgatttctcattattgaatccatctcatcatttattacttctttccaaaaagtagagtcttgagatttcattgcctcttcaaatgtaataggatcagattccgtattataacaataaggtatatTGTTGCATATACTTTCGCCAtttccttttacaataaacataatgaaatctggtctaaaatctttgacctttttaatccttttACGTCtccttaattcttgacaagattcatcattattatcaatttgttccaatagaatctcattctcatttgaagaattaatcaatttttgtggctgtaattgtcttgatatagaattaaatctattttcataaaaaatagcatctcttgattcaataatagtattaattgaaattgaatcatttggttcaattaccgtgaacctatatgccttactattatgtgcatatcctataaatatgcattcaattcctctttcacctaactttttacatttAGGTGTTGGAGCTTTAACAATAGCTTTACAACCctaaaccttcaaataattaaggtttggtttcattttcttccattgttcacagggggttattttagttttcttattaggaactctattcaatatatgacaagctgttagaacgacttctccccaaaaaccttgtccaagacttgaatatgataacattgaatttaccatttcagtcaagactctatttttccttttagctacaccattttgttgtagtgtgtaaggggctgaaacttgatagACAATTCCAGTAGATTCAAAATAatttggattatagtattctccacctctatccaatcttaagcacttgataaatgattcacactgaagttcaacttcagatttataaactttaaatttatcaagctattcatcttttgaatgcaataaatatacataacaatatctagaacaatcatcaataaaagtaacaaaatatttcttttcacTTAATATAGGAGTATTATGaatgtcacataaatcactacgTATCAAATCAAggaattttgttttccttttaaccttagggaaagggtttattgtaattttagtcacatacatgtattacatttttcaatattattattaaaaataggaattaaatctaacttatacatgtcattcaattttttataattcaaacgacgtaatctataatgccataaacaaaaagattcaaccatataagcaaaaatagtaattttatacttattaataatattgagtttgaacataCTCTCGTATACATATACTCTTTCcctacaaaaattcctcccttagacaaaaaaaaaaacttatctacctcaaaaacaagtttgaaaccaaacttattcaacagacttccagacactaaactcgtcctaacttctggtacataatatacatcatttaaggttaaaatctttccagaagtgaattgtagttcaacataccctttgcctttgattgccgcggtggaagaatttctcatgtacaagacattgaaattttcacattgtgtgaactttgtgaacatgcttttatctttgcacacatgtttggttacttcagtatcaatccaccatgtattatcatcttgtgtcatattaattttagatatcattgcaacgaatTTTTCGTTGTCATTAGCCTTAGAaaatgatttcttctttaaaaatcgacattcattcttgaaatgtcccggcttaccacaatgatagcatgagcccttttgtttctttgtGAACTTAGGTGTTCTATTAGTCTGTTTGaactcttgaatggtttagtagtctatACTTCCTCCGTAATatgcactttggcattttcagaatttaggttctgataTTACTTTCGATATTCTTcttaaatacgaaaataatttgtcaaagcctcaagagatatttcctctttcttatgttttagacttcttttaaagtctttccaagatggaggaaatttgtctattatggaggatacaacaatcatttcatccattttcatatcatattgcttgaactgattcagcatcttttcaatatcgcgaaattgttccataacagaacgaccacaaccatttgataattattgaaaagactgacaagaaatttcttacttgtaacatcttcggtcatgtatattgtctccaatttgtcccataattctttagcggagacctcgttttggtaggtgtcgaacaaaccatcagataaaccattcaatatgtagcacatgcacatgtaatcaacattgtcccatttttgtctttcttgggttgcagcaacagattcgttttcattctcttcaggtattggagtatccaaaacataagcaatcttcaaatttggtaataagaagtgcatctttttctgctatcgtcgaaaattgccaccatcaaaccgataaagtttgacaaagttggaagccaaatCCCTTAGTGTTTCACTTTCATGTGTTCTGGTAGTGATCATGaataatataaccttaaaattgttagttcaaatctccggtgaggaaaatctcgaacacacaaacgaaactcgaacagaaaaagaagaaataggacaaggctctaaggcgtgtatcaagccactatctttaaggttatattctcCCCCATCTATCTTCGGTGtacaaatgagttccaagcaaattaacctcgatgatacaatgaagccaatgactatttgcgttttgcactaaCAAGAATAGTCCACTACgcactgagcaatgtataacaaaaactcaatttctacaaaggatttttGCAATAAtaatttatagaataatctaataatgttagaaaatgaaggaaagaaagaatattagaatttgttggtgtgttttccaaatgaaatctcattcctatttatagtaattttcatgtctctttatAGAGACATATttcatcaataggtgtctttctgaataataatgtatttaaaataaacacataactattcatttaatattgtaactattcaaataatattatttaaatagttacaattctttttaaaaaagtcaaataatataatcttttgattaattacacccattcatttatagttattggaacactataaatattttgaaaatgttccaacaaaatATGGGGGGGGGGTTTGgccaaaaactaaaaattaatatagaaaaataaaaaatcgagcCGTTTGAAAAATATAACAAAGAACTTGACCAAACCAAACCGAAGCGATATCGCCTTAGTATCAAATATAACAAAtaggcataatgacttatttgaccctCCAATATTACATAAGAAGTCATTTTAACACtccatttaatattttcatattttttaactcTTGAACTTGCATTGTTTgttgaatcatccaaaaatggatgaaaaagtttAATTTTGTTGACGTGACGTGGGAGCCGCATATgtgattaattaatatttaaaaattaaaaatattttttataatttctacacTTAAaagagtaaatttttttataattttttaaatattttaaaattttaaaaattaatcaattgaTTTTGTGGCATGCATGTGGCAATCCACGTGTATGCcatgtcaacaaagttaacaagcattaacttttccatctattttggggtgatttaataaacaaacaaatttaaaagctaaaagagacaaaaaagagaggctaaaatgatttttttttaaaattaaagggcCAAATAAGCTATTATACCTAACAAATATTAtcaagtttttattaaaaaattaataaatatcaagATTTAGGGACACGTATGATGGGCCGGGAACTGATATTATTCTGATACTGGTGAGCATTTTGGGCCATAGAAGCGGTGACACGTTTTCGTGGCCTTTGTAACCACTGCCCTTTCCACTCTTTAAGAGGACACCCCTAACAATGGCTCGAACCTTGTCTGCATTTCCGTTCCGTTCCTTTCCCTAAccccttctttcttcttcctcctttgactgaaattttaaatttacgttCGCCCCAATCAATCAATCTCTTAGATCTGTTATTTACAAGGCCTGATTTCAAATATCCAAGGTCAGatctcttcttctttctcttcattttctccCTTCCCTTGTTTCTAGGGTTTGATTTATCTCTCCCCAAAAGTTCAAATCATTTTTTtgcttattgtttttattttttcagatCTGATTCCGACAACGAAAACGCTACTGTTTTGGGGCCTCGACTTGAAGCCCTTTCTGCTTCTtttttgaggtttgggtttttctTGGATGTGCTTATGTTTTGTTCTCAGATCTGGGTTTGGTTGTATTTGTCGCTTTGATTTGGTATTCTGGAAATGTCGGGTTTGCCCAAGGGTGAATCGGTTCATATTCGGGAAGTTTGGAACGATAATCTAGAGGAAGAGTTTGCTTTGATCCGTGAAATTGTTGATACTTACAATTATGTGGCTATGGATACTGAGTTCCCGGGTGTGGTTCTACGCCCTGTGGGAACTTTCAAGAATATAAATGATTATAATTACCAAACTTTGAAAGATAATGTTGATATGTTGAAATTGATCCAATTGGGTCTCACTTTTTCGGATGAGAATGGGAAACTTCCCACTTGTGGAACTGATAGCTTTTGCATTTGGCAATTCAATTTCCGCGAGTTTAATTTAAGCGAAGATATCTTTGCTAGTGATTCAATCGAGTTACTGCGCCAGTGTGGGATTGATTTCAAGAAGAATAACGAGAAAGGTATCGATGTGAAGCGGTTCGGTGAGCTTTTGATGTCGTCTGGGGTCGTGTTGAATGATGATGTCCATTGGGTCACCTTTCATAGTGGATACGACTTCGGGTACTTGCTTAAGCTTTTGACTTGCAGGAGTTTGCCTGATAGTCAAGCTGGGTTTTTTGATTTGATCAAGATATATTTCCCCATGGTATACGACATCAAGCACATGATGAAGTTTTGCAACAGCCTTCATGGTGGTTTGAACAAGCTCGCCGAGTTGTTGGAAGTGGAAAGAGTCGGTGTGTGCCATCAAGCTGGTTCCGATAGTTTGCTCACCTCATGCACCTTTAGGAAGTTGAGAGATAACTTTTTCAACGGCTCCACAGAGAAATATGCAGGTGTATTGTATGGCCTAGGTGTCCAGAATGGACAGAATACTAATTAGAAGAAAATAATTGGAAAAAAATGTTGATGGATGTAGACTACTTAGAGTTTGAGCCTGAATTTTCTTTGTATACATTGTCAAAAAAAAAGTATTGTTGATTTAGCTGTGACTTTTCTCCTTTTGCTTGCATTGTAACTGAAACCTTAACTGGTTTTTCCAGTTGAAGTCCAGTGTAAATTATGCAGTTAGTgtttctatctttttcaataataatcataatcatTTGCATCTTATTGACTTGGATTATATTTCTACAGTTTGCGTTTATTTCTGCAAAGTTCTCTTTATTTCAATTGCTAGCTGCACTTGGATCCTCTTGAATAATCTTAGAACTTATTTGTATGTTGTAGAATTGGCCTCTGTGCCTTGAAGTTGTTGAGGTCTCTTGGTCCTATTATTTCAGTACGAGCATAATAGGAACAGAGGATGCTTCTCTATCAGAGGAAGTGTATCTTCTACAAGTGGACATTGCTAGTTTTTAGGAACTTCGGAGTTGTAATTTATGCACTGAGATGGCAGATGATGGATGGGGTTGTGTTCCTGCAAGAGTTCAGATATGGTTCATATATTACAAAGGGAAGGGGATGACAATTACACGGTTTGAATCCTAGTTTTTGTGATGCCAACAAAGGGCTTAACCACTGCATCCTTATGATGTTGGCTGGTGTATATTGTTAAGGACTTATTAGTGTTCTCTGAGGTCTGAGCAAGCTTGGTGCCCTTCGTTGGAATGAAAGAAGGATCAGCTCTTGAGATGTGGCTAAGAGAACTAGAATCATTGAAACTGTGAGTGGTATTTCTAGATGTGGGGTTAACCATTTTTGAGTGAGTGCTTGTTGATTGCAATATAGGCTTTGTTGCATGCTTAAAGGGAAAAAGCTGGCTAGGCTTCTACCAGATTGGCATGCTGCATCATGCAATACAGGCAAGAAAAAGCTCAAAGGTACCTTCCATATTGAAATGCACCATGATTCATGCAATATGGGAATTGTTGCACTTGATATGGTAGCTTAAACGAGTCGAAGAGGAAAGGCTGATTTTGCAAGGTCTCTCTACCGGATTGGGAAGGTGTTCATGCAATCCATGATAACAGTTGTGAGTTATTGTATCTGAAACCCAAATTTGGGGTAAATTTTAAGACATTGTTACCTGTAAGTATCATTGTGAGGAGAGTGGACGAATGCACAATCCAGTTTTTGATATGGCTTAAGGTAAAATGGGAGTAACTGCAGACATAAGTGGACATCTTTTCATGCATTATCACTCTCAGTCCAATTAGATCCTTTCTAACAAATGCTTTTGTTGTCGATGCGAATGATAAAAGACTTGCGGTTTAAGGTTTTTGTTTTGCTCAAAAGAACATTTTAGTTGATGCTTGTCTCCATTTGATTCTCGACAACTCTTACCCCTATCAGTGTTGTTGGCTTACAAATGcatttaaatattgaaaatttattcAGGTTCGAGTCTCATTATTTATAATTACGATGTGTGCATATCCAATCACATTACGTGTGTATGTTAGACTGAATTTTTtagaaatacaaaattttaagaaaaattatcaaattcacTGTGTATATTATGTGTGGATATTGTTTGATTCTTTTCGAGTTTTATTGtggttttatattaattttattttatattgcaGTTGGTCAAgtatatatttgtatttgtattaTATAGATTGCATTTGTACTAGTGAAATTTAGgggaaaaaaaatctattttagtTATAAAATGCATTTAATCACAATGGATACTCGTATAGGAAAAGGTTATTCACTGCTTAATGACATTGATTAGGATAATATTCATTGGTTTGTCATTGAAATAATTTAAGGATGCATTAATGACTAGATTTAGGGATTTTCAATCATTAGatctattttgaaattaaaaattgtgaattgactttatttttttaataaatcaaatactatttaaaaaatcattaaaaatattttttatttattttaaaaaataaatatacatatattttctttATATGTTATTTCTCAATTGTTGCCCTTAATTATAAAAAGAACTATAATTTTTATACgtccaaaaattttaattaaattcgaaattgaaattaatcaaatataaaaaaaaaggtagGGATTAAGGTTGGTTTCGATGAAAAACTTTTTCAATGATGTGCTTTTAGTCATATTTCTTGCCAAATACAGCTCACCAggtgtgattaaattatttgcaaTCTGAAAATTACAGCTAAAAGGACAATAGTACCCTTCCTAATAATCCATATTATGGTGCACTTAACGGTAATTGTCTCAATAGAAACCAGTAATGTGAGAGTAAGCAAAAATTAGTTGAAAccgattgaattgaattattttggatttctcaatttaatttagGTGGCTTCGATTTTGAGTCGAtttataattttagttaaatCGATGAGGTTTGATCGATTTAACCGAATTAATCTACCTAatgtatttattaaatataatataccCAAAATCCCATAATCCATTTACAAATTAAACCCAAACTCATACCCAATTTTAATCCAAGCCTAAATAGAAACCGAGCGCAAACTGGCCAAGGGCTAAatcaaaatcagaaataaaaaagataatgttataaaaatgaaaaaaacaaatattaaataataaaattagagtaaactacaccattagttTGTAAACTAtgagtaaatttttgttttggtcatttaactaaaaaagttataaattttttgccattgaactattcaaaaattttcatttaagtcattaaattatttaaattttttatttaagttactaaaCTGTAAAGTTCTTTTTTAAAGTTCCGTTCGTGGGTTCTAAGCGACGATTCGACAACCGTGAATTAATACCTATCAACAACTAGAAGAACATACATTGATCAAAGTCGATTTGACAGTTAGTGTTAGAGATCAGAGAAAAAAGCTGTTTGAATATTGGTTCGTAGATTCGTAATATCTAAAGttgtttcatggaaaaaaaactaaattatagaAGAGAAGGGAGAAATAGAGTTTTCGGTTTGTGCAGGCAGCGCGGATAGAGAAAGCCATATAACATCAATTTTAACAgtgtaataaattaaatgaaaatttttgaataattcgtgatcaaattgtaactttttttattaagtgactaaaacgaaaCTTTACCATTAATTTAGTGACCAATGGTACAAATtatcctaaaaaataaaaaaatctaattactaACCCTAAAACATAAATTCCCAaaacagaaaaaggaaaaaaccTTCCCTCATCCCTGCTGCAGCCGTTCCCCCGTCGCCCGCCCCCGACCCCCGTGCTTCACCTCTGTTCGTCGGCCTCTCATTTTACCAGGTTTGCTTTTCTCTAtgctcttcttcttctcctcttcttATCGATTTCATAAaacttcctctctttttttttcttttcaatgcaGCATGGAATGATCAGATTTTGGTTTATTGTTCTTCTTGTTTTCTTTGAATGTAGTAATGCATTTAGTTTATTTAACTGGATCGGttatggtttttaaaattttttaatctcTATAGTTGATGTTTCACGATGCATGTTTTCCTTCCTGGTACTGCCAATTTCATTTTTGTTCTGGCTTTGTTTACTGCGTCATTAATCCAATGAGGTCTTTTGGAGGTGACGTATCACTTTCAGATTAAACTACGTGGTGGTTTCATTAATTCTAGTGGTGTTTTGCCCTGATCTGAATGAGTTTTCTTTTCGAACTGTTTTTCTCATCTTCTGGTAGTATTTGGAGCAGAAAGCTCCatttattagattattttatcaTTCACTGTTAACCGTGTGGCTGATTTATTTAGTAAGCTCCAAAATTGTGTATCTTAATTATCTTATCTCCTAATACTTCATATCATTGTTGTCAAAGCATGCACCTAGTTGCAGCCATGCCTTGCAGTTTATTGCTAGACAATAAAAGCTCTGTGGACCTTTTCGGGTGAGGTGCATTTGACCGCGCACACTTTTCTGTTTGGAGATAGACATAAAGAAGGCTCCATTTCGTTTGCCATTTGATCAGGCTTCTTTGGTTTGGCAGTAGACTTAAATGGGTAAAAATACCATGGAGGCCTCTGTACTAAGtgttagattgcattttaccccttttactaaaaaatggacaaattagtccctgtacattagatcaaagagcaatttggtcctttctattaGAAATTGCATTCATTTCTACTGTTTAAAATTGGCATGgccacgtgtacctcatgctgaTGTACAGagaccagtttttaatagtaataatgtatgaaatttttaacagaatgaccaatttactctttgaccTAATGTataggactaatttgcccattttttgtgTAGAGGGGGCTAAATGCAATCCAGCTCCTTgtacaagggcctccatggtactttaaCCGACTTGAATGCTATATCCATTCCTTTTTAAGTGTTTAGtaactgcttttttttttttttaataaatttgttgaTTTACCTACCTTTCCTTTCTTATGAACTTTCTTTAAGTGATTGTTAATTTTGGAATGGAAATGTTTAAAAAACTAAGGAcaataatttgttaaattatacaattagatTCATGTATAAAATACCAGAACATGAAAAATGAGACGATGAAAACCATTCAATGGAAGCATTCAGCTTTTTTTAGCATCCCATAAGATTAAACAAGAATATGTTACATTCTCCTCAGTCGTTTGTATTCTATGGAAATTACCAAATTAAGGAAGTTCAGTCTCGGAACATTTTATGTGCACTAATCATTGTGTGTGTAAAGGAAAAACATTTAATTATGCtgaagctaaaaaaaaaaaatgcatGGATTGTATTGTTATTTACCAATCTTAGCTTGGGGGTGATGCTTTTAAGCATCCAACGAGTAGTGGATTTATTTGCTTAAAGCTTTTCAAGTTATGTACGTCttagattatttttttttacCCTTTAAATTGCTACTTGGATCAATCTAGGTTAATCAGTGAAAGGAATCTGAATTCTTGAGATATGGAAATAGCAATTATTGCATTGATTTTGGCTGTCTTACTTGGAGCTTTTATTTTGGTACCCCGACATGGTAAATCAGGTAAACTTTAATTTGTGGCTTTTGCCCTCTTTGTTTACATTGTTTTAATATTAGTAGTAGTAGCAggtaaaatatgaattaaaactAATTATGCTTTTGCTGTTGGTGAAAATTTGTTTCATTGCAGCTCATAAGAACAAGGTTAAATCGACTGTTGCCAACTCTAAGGTACAAATATGGATCTGGGGGAACTTTGAAATAGACCAAATCCTTTTTTGCTGTTTTTTGGAGTTCGTATTTTATACATTTATTTCCAAAAAGTTATGGTGGTTGCATAAGTTAAGTAACAGATTATCAGTGATACATTTGACTATATTTCGTGTATGCTTAGCTGCATTgttaatatggatgtatgctgATTAATTCTGAGAtcttttgaaatgtatattttttCTGTTAGGCATCCTATAGTAAAACAGAA
This region includes:
- the LOC107888391 gene encoding probable CCR4-associated factor 1 homolog 7, which produces MSGLPKGESVHIREVWNDNLEEEFALIREIVDTYNYVAMDTEFPGVVLRPVGTFKNINDYNYQTLKDNVDMLKLIQLGLTFSDENGKLPTCGTDSFCIWQFNFREFNLSEDIFASDSIELLRQCGIDFKKNNEKGIDVKRFGELLMSSGVVLNDDVHWVTFHSGYDFGYLLKLLTCRSLPDSQAGFFDLIKIYFPMVYDIKHMMKFCNSLHGGLNKLAELLEVERVGVCHQAGSDSLLTSCTFRKLRDNFFNGSTEKYAGVLYGLGVQNGQNTN